In Antechinus flavipes isolate AdamAnt ecotype Samford, QLD, Australia chromosome 3, AdamAnt_v2, whole genome shotgun sequence, a genomic segment contains:
- the ZNF865 gene encoding zinc finger protein 865 isoform X2, with protein sequence MEANPGGGGGGSGVGGEDGVHFQSYPFDFLEFLNHQRFEPMELYGEHAKAVAALPCPPGPPPQAPPQPPPPQYDYPPPPPAFKPKAETPSSSSSSSSSSSSSSSSSSSSSSSASQAKKPEPALPPGFGAPPPPPPPLFDAAFPAPQWGIVDLSGHQHLFGNLKRPGTAGGPGAGPATPGPLPSPSPGPPGAPGSGELGAGAKDDKGYFRRLKYLMERRFPCGVCQKSFKQSSHLVQHMLVHSGERPYECGVCGRTYNHVSSLIRHRRCHKDAPPLPGAPQAPPPPPLPPLAPASSAGVDGGPPPPGVAPGAPGAGGEGPFTCPLCWKVFKKPSHLHQHQIIHTGEKPFSCTVCNKSFNRRESLKRHVKTHSADLLRLPCGVCGKAFRDAAYLLKHQAAHAAAAGAPAPRPEYPCDLCGKSYSAPQSLLRHKAAHSAAAAAAAAAAAAATAPEVPKDGTTPAPPPTFPPGPYLLPPDPPGDSGEKAAAAAAAAAAVVYGAVSVPLLGAHPLLLGGAGGPAGGGGAGAVGPGAPAPGKTFCCGICGRGFGRRETLKRHERIHTGEKPHQCPVCGKRFRESFHLSKHHVVHTRERPYKCELCGKVFGYPQSLTRHRQVHRLQLPCALAAPAGLAPAAGPGAGQASAAAGAAPPEGLSYACSDCGEHFPDLFHVMSHKEAHMAEKPYGCDACGKAFGFIENLMWHKLVHQAAPERLLPPPAPDGPGPDAPAAGLDNGLAGEVGAAVAALAAGEEAGAGVGAGAGPGPGGPERFSCATCGQSFKHFLGLVTHKYVHLVRRTLGCGLCGQSFAGAYDLLLHRRSHRQKRGFRCPVCGKRFWEAALLMRHQRCHTEQRPYRCGVCGRGFLRSWYLRQHRVVHTGERAFKCAVCAKRFAQSSSLAEHRRLHAVARPQRCGACGKTFRYRSNLLEHQRLHLGERAYRCEHCGKAFFYLSSVLRHQRAHEPARPELRCPACLKVFKDPGYFRKHLAAHQGGRPFRCAACGEGFSNTYGLKKHRLIHKAERLGAAAAAGAKES encoded by the coding sequence ATGGAGGCGAACCCcggcggcggcgggggcgggAGCGGCGTGGGGGGCGAGGACGGCGTCCACTTCCAGAGTTATCCCTTTGACTTTCTGGAGTTCCTCAACCATCAGCGTTTCGAACCCATGGAGCTGTACGGTGAGCACGCCAAAGCCGTGGCGGCCCTGCCCTGCCCGCCGGGGCCGCCTCCCCAGGCCCCCCCCCAGCCCCCGCCCCCCCAGTACGACTACCCGCCACCGCCACCGGCCTTCAAGCCCAAAGCCGAGACGCCCTCCTCGTCGTCCTCCTCGTCCTCGTCCTCGTCCTCCTCGTCCTCGTCCTCGTCGTCGTCCTCCTCCTCCGCCTCCCAGGCCAAGAAGCCCGAGCCGGCTCTGCCCCCGGGCTTCGGggcgcccccgcccccgcccccgcccctcTTCGATGCTGCCTTTCCCGCCCCACAGTGGGGGATCGTGGACCTCTCTGGGCACCAGCACCTTTTTGGGAACCTCAAGCGGCCCGGGACGGCGGGCGGGCCCGGGGCCGGGCCGGCCACGCCGGGGCCCCTGCCCAGCCCCAGCCCCGGGCCCCCGGGGGCTCCCGGAAGCGGGGAGCTGGGCGCGGGCGCCAAGGACGACAAGGGCTACTTCCGCCGGCTGAAGTACCTGATGGAGCGGCGCTTCCCCTGCGGGGTCTGCCAGAAGTCCTTCAAGCAGTCCTCGCACCTGGTGCAGCACATGCTGGTGCACTCCGGGGAGCGGCCCTACGAGTGCGGCGTCTGCGGGCGCACCTACAACCACGTCTCCAGCCTCATCCGCCACCGCCGCTGCCACAAGGACGCGCCCCCGCTGCCCGGGGCCCCGCAGGCCCCGCCCCCGCCGCCGCTGCCCCCCCTGGCCCCCGCCTCCTCCGCCGGCGTGGACGGCGGGCCCCCGCCCCCCGGGGTGGCCCCTGGGGCCCCGGGCGCCGGCGGCGAGGGCCCTTTCACCTGCCCCCTGTGCTGGAAAGTCTTCAAGAAGCCCAGCCACCTCCACCAGCACCAGATCATCCACACGGGCGAGAAGCCCTTCTCCTGCACCGTGTGCAACAAGAGCTTTAACCGCCGCGAGAGCCTCAAGCGCCACGTGAAGACGCACTCGGCGGACCTGCTGCGGCTGCCCTGCGGCGTGTGCGGGAAGGCCTTCCGCGACGCCGCTTACCTCCTGAAACACCAGGCGGCCCACGCGGCCGCCGCCGGCGCCCCGGCGCCCCGGCCCGAGTATCCCTGCGACCTGTGCGGCAAGTCCTACTCCGCCCCGCAAAGCCTGCTGCGCCACAAGGCGGCCCACagcgccgccgctgccgccgccgccgccgccgccgccgccgccacggCCCCCGAGGTCCCCAAGGACGGAACGACCCCGGCCCCGCCCCCCACCTTCCCCCCCGGGCCCTATCTCCTGCCCCCAGACCCGCCGGGCGACAGCGGAGAGAAGGCGGCCGCGGCGGCGGCCGCGGCCGCGGCCGTGGTCTACGGGGCCGTCTCGGTGCCGCTGCTGGGGGCCCACCCGCTGCTGCTGGGGGGCGCGGGAGGCCCCGCGGGAGGTGGGGGCGCGGGGGCCGTGGGGCCGGGGGCCCCCGCCCCGGGCAAGACCTTCTGCTGCGGGATCTGCGGCCGGGGCTTCGGGCGCCGGGAGACGCTGAAGCGCCACGAGCGGATCCACACGGGGGAGAAGCCCCACCAGTGTCCCGTGTGCGGGAAGCGCTTCCGCGAGTCCTTCCACCTGAGCAAGCACCACGTGGTGCACACGCGGGAGCGGCCCTACAAGTGCGAGCTGTGCGGCAAGGTCTTCGGCTACCCGCAGAGCCTCACGCGCCACCGCCAGGTGCACCGCCTGCAGCTGCCCTGCGCGCTGGCCGCCCCCGCCGGCCTGGCCCCGGCCGCCGGCCCCGGGGCCGGGCAGGCCTCGGCCGCCGCCGGCGCCGCCCCCCCCGAGGGCCTCAGCTACGCCTGTTCGGACTGCGGCGAGCACTTCCCCGACCTCTTCCACGTCATGAGCCACAAGGAGGCGCACATGGCCGAGAAGCCTTACGGCTGCGACGCCTGCGGCAAGGCTTTCGGCTTCATCGAGAACCTCATGTGGCACAAGCTGGTCCACCAGGCGGCCCCCGAGCGCCTCCTGCCGCCCCCGGCCCCCGACGGGCCCGGCCCCGACGCCCCGGCCGCCGGCCTGGACAACGGGCTGGCCGGGGAGGTGGGGGCGGCCGTGGCGGCCCTGGCCGCGGGGGAGGAGGCGGGCGCGGGAgtcggggcgggggcggggcccgGCCCCGGGGGCCCCGAGCGCTTCAGCTGCGCCACCTGCGGCCAGAGCTTCAAGCACTTCCTGGGGCTGGTGACCCACAAGTACGTGCACCTGGTGCGGCGGACGCTGGGCTGCGGCCTGTGCGGCCAGAGCTTCGCCGGCGCCTACGACCTGCTCCTGCACCGCCGCAGCCACCGCCAGAAGCGCGGCTTCCGCTGCCCCGTGTGCGGCAAGCGCTTCTGGGAGGCGGCGCTGCTGATGCGCCACCAGCGCTGCCACACGGAGCAGCGGCCCTACCGCTGCGGCGTCTGCGGCCGGGGCTTCCTGCGCTCCTGGTACCTGCGGCAGCACCGCGTGGTGCACACGGGCGAGCGCGCCTTCAAGTGCGCCGTGTGCGCCAAGCGCTTCGCCCAGTCCTCCAGTCTGGCCGAGCACCGCCGCCTGCACGCCGTGGCCCGGCCCCAGCGCTGCGGCGCCTGCGGCAAGACCTTCCGCTACCGCTCCAACCTGCTGGAGCACCAGCGGCTGCACCTGGGCGAGCGGGCCTACCGCTGCGAGCACTGCGGCAAGGCCTTCTTCTACCTGAGCTCGGTGCTGCGGCACCAGCGGGCCCACGAGCCCGCGCGGCCCGAGCTGCGCTGCCCGGCCTGCCTCAAGGTCTTCAAGGACCCCGGTTACTTCCGCAAGCACCTGGCCGCCCACCAGGGCGGCCGGCCCTTCCGCTGCGCGGCCTGCGGGGAGGGCTTCTCCAACACGTATGGCCTTAAGAAGCACCGTCTGATCCACAAGGCTGAGAGGCTgggagccgccgccgccgccggggcCAAGGAGTCCTGA
- the ZNF865 gene encoding zinc finger protein 865 isoform X1: protein MEQTWGETDRRGLLSPLPAMEANPGGGGGGSGVGGEDGVHFQSYPFDFLEFLNHQRFEPMELYGEHAKAVAALPCPPGPPPQAPPQPPPPQYDYPPPPPAFKPKAETPSSSSSSSSSSSSSSSSSSSSSSSASQAKKPEPALPPGFGAPPPPPPPLFDAAFPAPQWGIVDLSGHQHLFGNLKRPGTAGGPGAGPATPGPLPSPSPGPPGAPGSGELGAGAKDDKGYFRRLKYLMERRFPCGVCQKSFKQSSHLVQHMLVHSGERPYECGVCGRTYNHVSSLIRHRRCHKDAPPLPGAPQAPPPPPLPPLAPASSAGVDGGPPPPGVAPGAPGAGGEGPFTCPLCWKVFKKPSHLHQHQIIHTGEKPFSCTVCNKSFNRRESLKRHVKTHSADLLRLPCGVCGKAFRDAAYLLKHQAAHAAAAGAPAPRPEYPCDLCGKSYSAPQSLLRHKAAHSAAAAAAAAAAAAATAPEVPKDGTTPAPPPTFPPGPYLLPPDPPGDSGEKAAAAAAAAAAVVYGAVSVPLLGAHPLLLGGAGGPAGGGGAGAVGPGAPAPGKTFCCGICGRGFGRRETLKRHERIHTGEKPHQCPVCGKRFRESFHLSKHHVVHTRERPYKCELCGKVFGYPQSLTRHRQVHRLQLPCALAAPAGLAPAAGPGAGQASAAAGAAPPEGLSYACSDCGEHFPDLFHVMSHKEAHMAEKPYGCDACGKAFGFIENLMWHKLVHQAAPERLLPPPAPDGPGPDAPAAGLDNGLAGEVGAAVAALAAGEEAGAGVGAGAGPGPGGPERFSCATCGQSFKHFLGLVTHKYVHLVRRTLGCGLCGQSFAGAYDLLLHRRSHRQKRGFRCPVCGKRFWEAALLMRHQRCHTEQRPYRCGVCGRGFLRSWYLRQHRVVHTGERAFKCAVCAKRFAQSSSLAEHRRLHAVARPQRCGACGKTFRYRSNLLEHQRLHLGERAYRCEHCGKAFFYLSSVLRHQRAHEPARPELRCPACLKVFKDPGYFRKHLAAHQGGRPFRCAACGEGFSNTYGLKKHRLIHKAERLGAAAAAGAKES from the exons ATGGAGCAGACTTGGGGTGAGACTGACAGG AGAGGACTGCTCTCCCCGCTGCCCGCGATGGAGGCGAACCCcggcggcggcgggggcgggAGCGGCGTGGGGGGCGAGGACGGCGTCCACTTCCAGAGTTATCCCTTTGACTTTCTGGAGTTCCTCAACCATCAGCGTTTCGAACCCATGGAGCTGTACGGTGAGCACGCCAAAGCCGTGGCGGCCCTGCCCTGCCCGCCGGGGCCGCCTCCCCAGGCCCCCCCCCAGCCCCCGCCCCCCCAGTACGACTACCCGCCACCGCCACCGGCCTTCAAGCCCAAAGCCGAGACGCCCTCCTCGTCGTCCTCCTCGTCCTCGTCCTCGTCCTCCTCGTCCTCGTCCTCGTCGTCGTCCTCCTCCTCCGCCTCCCAGGCCAAGAAGCCCGAGCCGGCTCTGCCCCCGGGCTTCGGggcgcccccgcccccgcccccgcccctcTTCGATGCTGCCTTTCCCGCCCCACAGTGGGGGATCGTGGACCTCTCTGGGCACCAGCACCTTTTTGGGAACCTCAAGCGGCCCGGGACGGCGGGCGGGCCCGGGGCCGGGCCGGCCACGCCGGGGCCCCTGCCCAGCCCCAGCCCCGGGCCCCCGGGGGCTCCCGGAAGCGGGGAGCTGGGCGCGGGCGCCAAGGACGACAAGGGCTACTTCCGCCGGCTGAAGTACCTGATGGAGCGGCGCTTCCCCTGCGGGGTCTGCCAGAAGTCCTTCAAGCAGTCCTCGCACCTGGTGCAGCACATGCTGGTGCACTCCGGGGAGCGGCCCTACGAGTGCGGCGTCTGCGGGCGCACCTACAACCACGTCTCCAGCCTCATCCGCCACCGCCGCTGCCACAAGGACGCGCCCCCGCTGCCCGGGGCCCCGCAGGCCCCGCCCCCGCCGCCGCTGCCCCCCCTGGCCCCCGCCTCCTCCGCCGGCGTGGACGGCGGGCCCCCGCCCCCCGGGGTGGCCCCTGGGGCCCCGGGCGCCGGCGGCGAGGGCCCTTTCACCTGCCCCCTGTGCTGGAAAGTCTTCAAGAAGCCCAGCCACCTCCACCAGCACCAGATCATCCACACGGGCGAGAAGCCCTTCTCCTGCACCGTGTGCAACAAGAGCTTTAACCGCCGCGAGAGCCTCAAGCGCCACGTGAAGACGCACTCGGCGGACCTGCTGCGGCTGCCCTGCGGCGTGTGCGGGAAGGCCTTCCGCGACGCCGCTTACCTCCTGAAACACCAGGCGGCCCACGCGGCCGCCGCCGGCGCCCCGGCGCCCCGGCCCGAGTATCCCTGCGACCTGTGCGGCAAGTCCTACTCCGCCCCGCAAAGCCTGCTGCGCCACAAGGCGGCCCACagcgccgccgctgccgccgccgccgccgccgccgccgccgccacggCCCCCGAGGTCCCCAAGGACGGAACGACCCCGGCCCCGCCCCCCACCTTCCCCCCCGGGCCCTATCTCCTGCCCCCAGACCCGCCGGGCGACAGCGGAGAGAAGGCGGCCGCGGCGGCGGCCGCGGCCGCGGCCGTGGTCTACGGGGCCGTCTCGGTGCCGCTGCTGGGGGCCCACCCGCTGCTGCTGGGGGGCGCGGGAGGCCCCGCGGGAGGTGGGGGCGCGGGGGCCGTGGGGCCGGGGGCCCCCGCCCCGGGCAAGACCTTCTGCTGCGGGATCTGCGGCCGGGGCTTCGGGCGCCGGGAGACGCTGAAGCGCCACGAGCGGATCCACACGGGGGAGAAGCCCCACCAGTGTCCCGTGTGCGGGAAGCGCTTCCGCGAGTCCTTCCACCTGAGCAAGCACCACGTGGTGCACACGCGGGAGCGGCCCTACAAGTGCGAGCTGTGCGGCAAGGTCTTCGGCTACCCGCAGAGCCTCACGCGCCACCGCCAGGTGCACCGCCTGCAGCTGCCCTGCGCGCTGGCCGCCCCCGCCGGCCTGGCCCCGGCCGCCGGCCCCGGGGCCGGGCAGGCCTCGGCCGCCGCCGGCGCCGCCCCCCCCGAGGGCCTCAGCTACGCCTGTTCGGACTGCGGCGAGCACTTCCCCGACCTCTTCCACGTCATGAGCCACAAGGAGGCGCACATGGCCGAGAAGCCTTACGGCTGCGACGCCTGCGGCAAGGCTTTCGGCTTCATCGAGAACCTCATGTGGCACAAGCTGGTCCACCAGGCGGCCCCCGAGCGCCTCCTGCCGCCCCCGGCCCCCGACGGGCCCGGCCCCGACGCCCCGGCCGCCGGCCTGGACAACGGGCTGGCCGGGGAGGTGGGGGCGGCCGTGGCGGCCCTGGCCGCGGGGGAGGAGGCGGGCGCGGGAgtcggggcgggggcggggcccgGCCCCGGGGGCCCCGAGCGCTTCAGCTGCGCCACCTGCGGCCAGAGCTTCAAGCACTTCCTGGGGCTGGTGACCCACAAGTACGTGCACCTGGTGCGGCGGACGCTGGGCTGCGGCCTGTGCGGCCAGAGCTTCGCCGGCGCCTACGACCTGCTCCTGCACCGCCGCAGCCACCGCCAGAAGCGCGGCTTCCGCTGCCCCGTGTGCGGCAAGCGCTTCTGGGAGGCGGCGCTGCTGATGCGCCACCAGCGCTGCCACACGGAGCAGCGGCCCTACCGCTGCGGCGTCTGCGGCCGGGGCTTCCTGCGCTCCTGGTACCTGCGGCAGCACCGCGTGGTGCACACGGGCGAGCGCGCCTTCAAGTGCGCCGTGTGCGCCAAGCGCTTCGCCCAGTCCTCCAGTCTGGCCGAGCACCGCCGCCTGCACGCCGTGGCCCGGCCCCAGCGCTGCGGCGCCTGCGGCAAGACCTTCCGCTACCGCTCCAACCTGCTGGAGCACCAGCGGCTGCACCTGGGCGAGCGGGCCTACCGCTGCGAGCACTGCGGCAAGGCCTTCTTCTACCTGAGCTCGGTGCTGCGGCACCAGCGGGCCCACGAGCCCGCGCGGCCCGAGCTGCGCTGCCCGGCCTGCCTCAAGGTCTTCAAGGACCCCGGTTACTTCCGCAAGCACCTGGCCGCCCACCAGGGCGGCCGGCCCTTCCGCTGCGCGGCCTGCGGGGAGGGCTTCTCCAACACGTATGGCCTTAAGAAGCACCGTCTGATCCACAAGGCTGAGAGGCTgggagccgccgccgccgccggggcCAAGGAGTCCTGA